Proteins encoded by one window of Chondromyces crocatus:
- a CDS encoding PaaI family thioesterase has protein sequence MVKSSPLPRPALDRGRRQPGSALCFVCGKENPHGLHVDFFDDGQFVWTELTPAEHHQGWPGVLHGGIISAVLDETIGRVAFLHDRWVQTARLELRYHKPAPLGRKLRAVGEMTRDARRLMEMRGHLITADDGELLAEASGTFVRLPDDARDDLARRLGGDFAAWEQWLSQNRAARS, from the coding sequence ATGGTGAAGTCCTCGCCCCTCCCTCGGCCCGCCCTCGACCGCGGACGACGTCAGCCCGGCTCTGCGCTCTGCTTCGTATGTGGCAAGGAGAACCCGCACGGCCTCCACGTCGACTTCTTCGATGACGGGCAGTTCGTCTGGACGGAGCTGACCCCTGCCGAGCACCACCAGGGCTGGCCGGGCGTGCTTCATGGCGGGATCATCTCGGCGGTGCTCGACGAGACCATCGGTCGCGTGGCGTTCTTGCATGACCGCTGGGTGCAGACGGCACGCCTCGAGCTGCGCTACCACAAGCCTGCGCCACTCGGCCGGAAGCTGCGCGCCGTCGGTGAGATGACCCGGGACGCGCGCCGCTTGATGGAGATGCGCGGTCACCTGATCACCGCCGACGACGGCGAGCTGCTCGCCGAAGCGAGCGGCACCTTCGTTCGATTGCCGGACGACGCACGCGACGACCTCGCGCGCCGTCTCGGTGGTGATTTCGCGGCGTGGGAGCAATGGCTCTCCCAGAATCGCGCCGCGAGGTCGTGA